In bacterium, a genomic segment contains:
- a CDS encoding prepilin-type N-terminal cleavage/methylation domain-containing protein, with product MVIAWFKGQGWGSPKIRLQTKGSPGGFTLVELIIVVAIIGIAAAIGIPNWVAGKPLRELKGAARQVFGEFMRAKGRAMSTMQAHCVEFDEGLRSLRLMEGGPGCIKAGTDMCAWTPAQDVPAWFLPGNIQVVDTPFGDRRAVFNVDGTAESGRVTLQNSRGDRYRVIVHWTGRVRIAKGS from the coding sequence ATGGTTATTGCATGGTTCAAAGGGCAGGGTTGGGGCTCCCCAAAGATCCGGCTTCAAACCAAGGGGAGTCCAGGAGGCTTCACCCTGGTGGAGCTGATAATAGTCGTAGCCATCATAGGGATTGCAGCGGCCATAGGCATTCCCAACTGGGTGGCAGGGAAGCCCTTGAGGGAGCTGAAGGGAGCTGCCAGGCAAGTGTTCGGAGAATTCATGAGGGCAAAAGGCAGGGCCATGTCTACCATGCAGGCGCATTGTGTGGAGTTTGACGAGGGCCTCAGAAGCCTAAGGCTCATGGAAGGGGGGCCCGGATGTATCAAGGCAGGGACCGATATGTGCGCATGGACACCGGCCCAGGATGTGCCTGCCTGGTTTTTGCCTGGGAACATACAGGTGGTGGACACCCCCTTCGGTGATCGCCGAGCTGTCTTTAATGTGGACGGCACAGCGGAATCCGGCAGAGTGACCCTTCAGAACTCAAGAGGAGATCGTTACCGTGTCATAGTGCACTGGACCGGAAGGGTCAGAATAGCCAAGGGGTCTTAA
- a CDS encoding A24 family peptidase, with the protein MNWLFMMGSLATGMVVGSFLNVCIYRLPRQESLVYPGSHCPKCGTPVRPYDNIPILSYLLLKGRCRKCRQSISPRYPLVEALTGGVALALAGRYGWAPETPIFFLLCCGLIVISFIDLDHQIIPNRITYPGIPLGILASFLIPGVTLEDSLLGMALGGGILWLVAIVFQWVRKKEGMGFGDVKLLAMIGAFLGWKAVILTLVLSSFVGAVVGYAALRLSGKDVREPIPFGPFLALGALVYMLGGEELVQWYLTLGKAP; encoded by the coding sequence TTGAACTGGCTTTTCATGATGGGTTCACTGGCCACGGGGATGGTTGTGGGAAGTTTTCTCAATGTCTGCATATACAGGCTTCCTAGGCAGGAATCCCTTGTGTACCCTGGATCCCACTGTCCCAAGTGCGGCACACCGGTGAGACCATATGACAACATACCGATTCTCAGCTACCTTCTGCTCAAGGGCCGCTGCAGGAAGTGCAGACAGAGTATAAGCCCCAGATATCCCTTGGTGGAGGCCCTCACAGGAGGGGTGGCCTTGGCCCTGGCAGGCCGTTACGGATGGGCCCCCGAGACCCCGATATTTTTCCTTCTTTGCTGTGGGCTCATAGTGATCAGCTTCATAGATCTGGACCACCAGATAATTCCCAACAGGATCACTTACCCGGGAATCCCGCTGGGGATCCTGGCTTCTTTCCTGATCCCAGGGGTAACCCTTGAGGATTCCCTCCTGGGAATGGCCTTGGGAGGAGGAATCCTCTGGCTGGTAGCCATTGTTTTCCAGTGGGTCCGCAAGAAAGAAGGCATGGGCTTTGGGGACGTTAAGCTCCTGGCAATGATAGGTGCCTTCCTGGGCTGGAAGGCGGTGATTCTGACCCTGGTACTTTCCTCCTTTGTGGGAGCCGTGGTGGGCTACGCTGCCTTGCGCCTGTCTGGAAAGGATGTGAGGGAGCCCATCCCCTTCGGGCCCTTTTTGGCTTTGGGAGCCCTGGTCTATATGCTGGGAGGAGAAGAACTGGTCCAATGGTATTTGACCCTGGGGAAAGCACCGTGA
- a CDS encoding ATP-binding protein, whose product MIGSRTGWGSLRSEIVASVTIVAAVAVVLAGMLILQSLHADAVNMRILELQRTGTFLAAALQSLGTRETELETLRTEGKKLIARSVGREDIRVLWVDTTGTRIWGEAEAQDETAKNDLKRALQWGIESTRLRGEGGLWPLWGSRDIVFVLPVPSAQGSRALGVLRLETPAEGAWEALKRRGWFLPLYVGLLIGVLVLLGSYLLSKNVVRPLRRLTETSEKIASGDCQEISWEAYPANEVGRLAHALRIMSETLQEKQLALEHKVQDLEAANRALLEAQRALVRSEKLACVGRLAAGVAHEIGNPIGSILGYMELLLGEAKDATHRDCLQRVKGEAERIQRTVRALVEVGRPTDQRWEEVDLKSTVDETLAVLKAHPGMRGVQIEWEPPQEPYRLWAHPDQIRQVLLNLLLNAMDSLGGKGRITVRVGAVERLPREAELVPAPRRRSDPADRDFSALRKTAPLALEGARGPFVFVQVEDTGSGIPSEDLEHLFEPFFTTKEPGKGTGLGLTVCFGIVESYGGKIQVQSEPGKGSIFTVFFPVGRRENFSGCSNLI is encoded by the coding sequence GTGATTGGTTCAAGAACAGGCTGGGGAAGTCTTCGTTCGGAGATAGTGGCCAGCGTCACCATTGTGGCGGCTGTGGCCGTGGTCCTGGCGGGGATGCTAATTCTTCAGTCCTTGCATGCCGATGCGGTGAACATGAGGATCCTGGAGCTCCAGCGAACAGGAACTTTTCTGGCTGCAGCACTTCAGAGCCTGGGGACCCGAGAAACTGAGCTTGAGACCCTCAGAACCGAAGGAAAGAAGTTGATAGCCCGCTCTGTGGGGCGGGAAGACATCAGGGTTCTTTGGGTGGACACTACAGGCACCAGGATCTGGGGGGAGGCAGAAGCCCAGGATGAGACGGCAAAGAACGATCTTAAACGGGCTCTGCAATGGGGGATCGAGTCCACACGCCTGAGGGGAGAGGGAGGGCTATGGCCCTTGTGGGGAAGCAGAGACATTGTTTTTGTCCTTCCTGTTCCTTCAGCCCAGGGGAGCCGGGCATTGGGGGTACTCAGGCTGGAGACACCTGCTGAGGGGGCTTGGGAGGCTCTCAAGAGAAGAGGGTGGTTTCTGCCCCTTTACGTGGGCTTGTTGATAGGAGTATTGGTGCTCCTGGGCAGCTATCTGCTTTCCAAGAATGTTGTCAGGCCCCTTAGACGCCTAACCGAGACTTCGGAGAAAATCGCCTCGGGAGACTGCCAGGAGATCTCTTGGGAAGCATATCCGGCCAATGAGGTGGGCAGGCTGGCCCATGCACTCAGAATCATGTCAGAGACTTTGCAGGAAAAACAACTGGCGCTGGAACATAAGGTCCAGGATCTGGAGGCGGCCAACAGGGCTTTGTTGGAAGCACAGCGCGCCTTGGTTCGCTCCGAGAAATTGGCGTGCGTGGGCAGGCTGGCAGCGGGTGTGGCCCACGAGATAGGTAATCCCATTGGGAGCATCCTGGGCTACATGGAGCTGCTTCTGGGGGAGGCCAAAGACGCTACCCACAGGGATTGTCTTCAAAGGGTGAAAGGAGAAGCAGAGCGCATTCAGCGTACGGTCAGGGCATTGGTGGAAGTGGGAAGGCCTACAGACCAGCGCTGGGAGGAGGTGGATTTAAAAAGCACGGTGGATGAGACTCTGGCCGTACTTAAGGCTCATCCTGGGATGAGGGGAGTTCAAATAGAGTGGGAGCCCCCTCAGGAGCCGTACAGGCTGTGGGCCCATCCGGACCAGATCCGACAGGTGTTGCTGAATCTCCTCCTGAATGCCATGGACTCCCTTGGTGGCAAAGGCCGTATAACAGTCAGAGTTGGTGCAGTAGAGCGTCTTCCCAGGGAAGCCGAGCTGGTTCCTGCTCCCAGGCGTCGCTCGGACCCTGCGGATAGAGACTTCAGTGCACTAAGAAAGACCGCCCCCTTGGCCCTGGAAGGGGCCAGGGGTCCTTTTGTTTTCGTACAGGTGGAGGATACGGGCTCGGGAATTCCTTCAGAAGACCTGGAGCACCTGTTCGAACCTTTTTTTACCACCAAGGAGCCGGGCAAGGGCACGGGCCTGGGGCTCACGGTGTGTTTCGGAATAGTTGAGTCTTACGGTGGAAAGATCCAGGTGCAAAGCGAGCCGGGCAAGGGAAGTATTTTCACTGTTTTTTTTCCTGTGGGGAGGAGAGAAAATTTCTCAGGTTGCAGCAACTTGATATAG
- a CDS encoding sigma-54 dependent transcriptional regulator — protein sequence MSQDSKHILVVDDEENMRHMLSLLLAREGYRVSTAEHGAQALQVLMTDPADIVLCDLKMPVMDGMEFLEACQGRGLEPTLIVMSAYGTLETALEAMKKGAYDYVQKPFKPDEVILTIRKAEERERLRKENLQLREELARQSRYGDIVGQSQAMMEIFSTIEKVAAFPITVLILGESGTGKELIARAIHKKSPRACEPFLALNCGAVPQSLMESELFGHVKGAFTDAVQERKGLFVAADKGTLLLDEVGELPRELQVKLLRVLQDQEVRPVGGTKSQKVNVRILAATSRDLEQDVRQGRFREDLFYRLNVVTIRVPSLRERVEDIPLLVEHFISRFRLKLRVQVEGITLRALSTLTRYWWPGNVRELENVVERAMVLCDSRRIDLPDLPQRIRDLAEGKASPSKADLRLRPRLRNLERELIQEALERTGGNRTQAAKLLGITHRALMYKLRETFEGEGGEM from the coding sequence ATGTCTCAAGACTCCAAGCACATATTGGTTGTGGACGACGAAGAGAACATGCGCCACATGCTCTCCCTGTTGCTGGCCCGGGAGGGCTATAGGGTTAGTACTGCAGAGCATGGGGCCCAGGCCCTGCAAGTCTTGATGACCGATCCCGCGGACATAGTGCTTTGCGATCTAAAGATGCCAGTCATGGACGGCATGGAGTTTCTGGAGGCCTGCCAGGGCAGAGGACTGGAGCCAACCCTGATAGTAATGTCCGCCTACGGAACCTTGGAGACTGCCCTGGAGGCCATGAAAAAAGGTGCTTACGACTATGTTCAGAAACCCTTCAAGCCGGACGAGGTCATTCTCACCATCAGAAAGGCTGAGGAAAGGGAGCGTTTAAGAAAGGAAAATCTGCAGCTACGGGAGGAGCTGGCCCGCCAGTCCCGTTACGGAGACATTGTGGGGCAAAGCCAAGCTATGATGGAGATCTTTTCCACCATAGAGAAGGTGGCTGCTTTTCCCATAACCGTTCTTATCCTGGGTGAAAGCGGCACCGGAAAGGAGCTCATTGCCAGGGCGATCCACAAAAAGAGCCCCCGTGCGTGCGAACCTTTCTTGGCTCTCAATTGCGGAGCGGTCCCCCAGTCCCTCATGGAGAGCGAGCTATTCGGCCATGTAAAGGGCGCCTTCACGGATGCTGTGCAGGAAAGAAAAGGCTTGTTTGTGGCGGCGGACAAAGGGACTCTCTTGTTGGATGAGGTGGGAGAACTTCCCAGGGAGCTACAGGTAAAGCTCCTCAGGGTGCTGCAGGACCAGGAGGTAAGACCCGTGGGGGGCACAAAGAGCCAGAAGGTGAATGTCAGAATCCTTGCCGCCACCTCTCGAGATCTGGAACAGGATGTGCGCCAAGGCCGTTTCCGCGAGGATCTTTTCTACAGGCTCAATGTTGTGACCATCAGGGTTCCTTCCCTCAGGGAACGGGTGGAGGATATACCTCTGCTGGTGGAACACTTCATCTCCAGGTTCCGCCTCAAGTTGAGGGTGCAAGTGGAGGGGATCACCCTGAGGGCTCTTTCCACTTTGACGCGTTACTGGTGGCCTGGAAACGTAAGAGAACTGGAAAACGTGGTGGAAAGGGCCATGGTACTTTGCGATTCGAGGCGCATAGATCTGCCGGATCTTCCTCAGCGGATAAGGGATCTGGCCGAGGGCAAGGCATCCCCGTCCAAGGCAGATCTGAGACTTCGCCCCAGATTGAGAAACCTGGAAAGAGAACTCATCCAGGAGGCCCTGGAGAGGACAGGCGGGAATCGCACGCAGGCAGCCAAGCTCCTGGGCATCACACACAGAGCGCTCATGTACAAGCTGAGGGAAACCTTTGAGGGGGAAGGAGGTGAGATGTAG